The genomic window GGGCGGCGAACGCCAGCGTCCCGAGACCGAGCGCGAGCAGCAGCGCGGCCGCCGGGAGGTGCCGGCGCCAGCCGAGCCGGGGCAGGGAGGCGGCGAGGAGGTCGAGGCCCGGCAGCGGCACGGCCTCGACCGAGCGCCGCCGTCGGCGGCCGGCCAGCACGTACGCGACGGCGAGGACCGCGACCAGCGCCAGCAGCGCGAGCCGGCCGGGCGAGGAGAAGGCGAGGCCGTGCATCACAGGCCCGCCGTCCGGTCGCCGGCGCGCGCGGCCCCCGAGCGCACCCGGCGGCGGCGGACGAGGAAGCGGGCGAGCTGCGGGAGCCAGTCGTCCTCGGTGCGCACGAGCAGGTGCCCGGCGTGCGCTCCGCGCACGGCCGCGGCCTGCTGGCGCAGCCGCTCCTCGACGAGCTCGGCGTAGCGCGCCCGGGTCTTCGCCGTCGTGGCGACGTCGACCTCGCGGCCGGAGTCGGGGTCGACGAGGCGGAGCACACCGGCCGCGGGCAGCTCGCGCTCCCGGCGGTCGACGACCTGCGCGACGACGACGTCCTGGCGGGCGCCGAGGCGGCGCAGCGCGGGCGCCCACTCGTCGACGGGCTCGAGCAGGTCGCTGACGACGACGACGAGCCCGCGGCGCCGCTGCCGGGCGGCGGCCTGGGCGAGCGCGGCGGCCAGGCGCGGCTCGTCCCCCGCGCCCGTCGCGCGGGGCTGGCGGAGCAGCGCGGACAGCGTCGCGTACGCCCCCGCGGAGCCCCCGCGCGGCGGGAGGGCGCGCAGCCCGTCCTGCGTCACGAGCAGGGCGCCGACGCGGTCCCCGGGGCCCTTCGCGAGGTGGAGGAACGCCGCCGCGACGGCGATGCCGACCTCGCGCTTCTCCGCGGTGCGGGTGCCGAACGACATCGAGGCCCCGAGGTCGACGACGAGCAGCGTCTCGAGCTCGCGCTCGGCGGTGGTCGTGCGCACCGCGGTCTCGCCGGTCCGCGCGGTGACGGCCCAGTCGATGCGGCGCGGGTCGTCCCCCGGCTCGTAGGTCCGTACGTCCGCGGCCTCGCTGCCGAGGCCCGGGAGGTGGCCGAGGTGCTCGCCCTGCAGGATGCCGTCGAGACGGCGGCTGACCTGCAGGGTGAGCCTCCGCACCGTCGCCGCGGGGACCAGCGGCGGCGGTGGGAGCTCGAGGGAGCGGCTGCTCACGACGGCCTCACGCCGCCGGGGTGCTCTGCGCGGGCGCAGTGCTGGTGTACGCAGGGGCGCCGCTGCTCTGCGCCGGCGCGACGACCGGCTGGCCCACGACGGCGAGGACGCGCTCGACGATCGCGCGCGGCGGGACGGCGTCGGCGAGCGCGTCGTAGGTCAGCACCAGCCGGTGCGCCAGCACGTCGACCGCGAGGTCGGCGATGTCACCGGGCAGGACGTAGGTGCGCCCGCGCAGCAGCGCCAGCGCGCGGGCGGCCTGGACCAGCCCGATCGAGCCGCGCGGGGACGCGCCGTTGGCGATGTGCGGCACGAGCTCCGGCGCGCCCCAGGCGGCCGGGTCGCGGGTGACCATGACGAGGCGGACCGCGTACTCCGCGATGGCGTGGTGGACGAAGACGCGGTCGGCCTCGGCCTGCGCGGCCATGAGCCGCTCCGGGTCGAGGATCTGCGCGGCGCTCGGCTTGCCCACCGACATGCGGCGCACGATCTCGAGCTCCTCCGCCATCGAGGGGTGCGGCACCTCGATCTTGAGCAGGAAGCGGTCGCGCTGGGCCTCGGGCAGGGCGTAGACGCCCTCGCTCTCGATGGGGTTCTGCGTCGCCAGCACGAGGAACGGCTCGGGCAGCGGGAAGGTCTGCCCGCCGATCGTGACCTGGTGCTCGGCCATGACCTCGAGCAGCGCCGACTGCACCTTGGCGGGGGCGCGGTTGATCTCGTCGGCGAGCACGAGGTTCGCGAAGACCGGGCCCAGCTCGACGTCGAAGCGCTCCTGGCTCGGCCGGTAGACCCGGGTGCCGAGGATGTCGGAGGGGACGAGGTCGGGCGTGAACTGCAGGCGCGTCGCCGTGCCGCCCACGACGTTGCCGAGCGTCTCCACCGCGAGGGTCTTGGCCACGCCGGGGACGCCCTCGAGCAGGACGTGGCCGCGGGACAGCAGCGCGACGAGCATCCGCTCGACCATGCGGTCCTGCCCGACGATGACCTTCTTGACCTCCATGAGGACCTGCTCCAGCAGGCGCCCGGTCTCGGTGGTCGCCGGGGGGACGTGCTCGGCGTAGTGGCTCATCGGCGCTGCTCCTGCGGGGTCGGAGTGGTACGGGTCAGGGGAGGTCGTCACAACAGCCGCCCGCGGAGGAGCAGCGAGGGGACCGCGGCGAGGGCCAGCAGGGCGACACCGGCTCCCGCGAACAGGTCGGAGACGTCGTGGCGCTGCAGGCGCTTGACGATCTGCGAGCCGATGTCCGCGTAGATCGCCTTGAGCTGGGCCTCGCCGGCCGCGTGGTACTCCTTGCCGCCGGTGCCCGAGGCGACCGAGGCGAGCGCGGTGTAGTCGACCGGGGCGGTGACCGACCGGCCGTCGAAGACCTTGCCGACGCCGCTCTCGGTGCCCAGCGCGATGGTGCTCACCGGCACCTGGTCGTCGGCGGCGGCGGCGATGGCGTCGTCCAGGGGGCTGCCCGTCGTGTTGCCCCCGTCGGAGAGCAGCACGATGCGCGCGGGAGGCGGCGAGGGCAGCGTGCCGTCGCTGTCGCGCAGGTCGTCGAGCGCCGCCTTCAGCGACAGCTGCAGCGCGTCCCCCATCGCGGTGCCGCCCTTGAGGGTGAGCGTGTCGACCGCCGCAGCCGCCTGCTCGTGGTCGGAGGTGGGCGCGGCGACGAGGCTCACGCTCGCGTCGTAGCCCACCAGGCCGACGTCGATGCCGGCCGGCAGCCCGCGGATGAAGGCCTTCGCCGTCTCCTTCGCCGCGGTGAAGCGGTTGGGCTTGACGTCGTCGACCTCCATGGAGGTCGAGGTGTCGAGCGCGATGACGACGACCGCGTGGCGCTCGCCCACCTCGCTCTTCACGCTGGGCCGCGCGAAGCCGGTCGTCAGCACGAGGACACCGAGCGCGAAGGCGAGCGCCGAGAGGGTCCGCACCCAGTCCCGGCCACCGCGGCGCACCGACGGGCGGAGGGCCGCGTCGGCGTACGCCTCGGAGCGGCGGTGCCGCACCGCCAGGACGACCGCCACCACGGCGAGCGCGAGCAGGCCGAGCAGCGCCCAGGAGCGGGCGGGGGCCTCGAGCGTCAGGTCCAGCGGCACCCCTCCACCTTGCCCGACGGCGGAGGGGTGCGGCTGGGGAGGGACTGGAGGTTGGCTGTGAGGTTGCTGGACGCGACAGCGTCGATCGGGCGTGGACGCCGTCAGGGGCGGCAGGGCTCGCTGTCCTGCACGGGGATGGCGCCGTGGTCGGTCGCCTTGGCGGTCCCCACGGTCGGGAGGCTCGGGCTGGCCCACGCGCGCAGCGCCGTCGTGGGCCGCGGGTACGCGCTCGAGGTGTAGAGCTGGGCGCGCACGCGGATCGTGATGTCGCGGGCGGTGGTCCCGCCGAAGCAGGCGCGGCCCGTGCGCGCGGCGGCCGCGGTGCTGCTCGACACGGTGCGGTGGGCGCGGGCCGTGCCGTAGCGGAAGCTGACCGCGGAGAGACCCTCGCCGGCCTGGTGCCCGGCCCGGTCGGTGACGAGGAGGAGGAGCCCGCGCGTCGCGGAGGTCGGGAGCGTACGGGTCGCCCGGCCGGCACGGACCCGGGTGGTGCCGTACTCCCGGCCGGTGACGCCGTTCGCGAAGGTGACCGCAGCCGGCCGGGCAGCCGGTGATCTCGACGCGGACGGTCGTGGTGCCGGCCGCCGAGGCGGGAGCGGCGGGGGCCAGCGCGGCGACGGCGAGGGCGGCCAGGGACAGGGGGAGGGAGCGCTTCATGCCCCTCCTACGCGCCGGGCCCGCGGAAGGGTTGCTCCCCCGGTCGGCGGGAACCGTCAGCACGGACCACC from Motilibacter rhizosphaerae includes these protein-coding regions:
- a CDS encoding DUF58 domain-containing protein; this translates as MSSRSLELPPPPLVPAATVRRLTLQVSRRLDGILQGEHLGHLPGLGSEAADVRTYEPGDDPRRIDWAVTARTGETAVRTTTAERELETLLVVDLGASMSFGTRTAEKREVGIAVAAAFLHLAKGPGDRVGALLVTQDGLRALPPRGGSAGAYATLSALLRQPRATGAGDEPRLAAALAQAAARQRRRGLVVVVSDLLEPVDEWAPALRRLGARQDVVVAQVVDRRERELPAAGVLRLVDPDSGREVDVATTAKTRARYAELVEERLRQQAAAVRGAHAGHLLVRTEDDWLPQLARFLVRRRRVRSGAARAGDRTAGL
- a CDS encoding AAA family ATPase — translated: MSHYAEHVPPATTETGRLLEQVLMEVKKVIVGQDRMVERMLVALLSRGHVLLEGVPGVAKTLAVETLGNVVGGTATRLQFTPDLVPSDILGTRVYRPSQERFDVELGPVFANLVLADEINRAPAKVQSALLEVMAEHQVTIGGQTFPLPEPFLVLATQNPIESEGVYALPEAQRDRFLLKIEVPHPSMAEELEIVRRMSVGKPSAAQILDPERLMAAQAEADRVFVHHAIAEYAVRLVMVTRDPAAWGAPELVPHIANGASPRGSIGLVQAARALALLRGRTYVLPGDIADLAVDVLAHRLVLTYDALADAVPPRAIVERVLAVVGQPVVAPAQSSGAPAYTSTAPAQSTPAA
- a CDS encoding VWA domain-containing protein gives rise to the protein MPLDLTLEAPARSWALLGLLALAVVAVVLAVRHRRSEAYADAALRPSVRRGGRDWVRTLSALAFALGVLVLTTGFARPSVKSEVGERHAVVVIALDTSTSMEVDDVKPNRFTAAKETAKAFIRGLPAGIDVGLVGYDASVSLVAAPTSDHEQAAAAVDTLTLKGGTAMGDALQLSLKAALDDLRDSDGTLPSPPPARIVLLSDGGNTTGSPLDDAIAAAADDQVPVSTIALGTESGVGKVFDGRSVTAPVDYTALASVASGTGGKEYHAAGEAQLKAIYADIGSQIVKRLQRHDVSDLFAGAGVALLALAAVPSLLLRGRLL